A stretch of the Polynucleobacter tropicus genome encodes the following:
- a CDS encoding uridine kinase, whose product MSTLFLKSLFGYCKSPLFLLGLALRLGLIIAILPEPVGQWYAPFLSNSIAIFTLDPWQAWLNQGGSTIAFPYGYAMWLFLLPFSLLCKLLSIPLVYGYGLSLIAADFGLLLILRKLLKTKDWVLLATYWLSPISLIASYCLGYNDIIPIFLLMSAVYFLREHKPLLSGVFLAAAISAKLSMALGLPFFLIYLFHNGNLRQILRQFVIGLTIGAGIFFLPFLFSQAGIGMLASNPEVEKIYQLSISLVRNTAVYLVPLAYLLMLYAAWRIKRMNFELFNAILGMAFLLVVLLTPASPGWFIWILPLLVTYQAGGDRAAIYITSIFSALYALSAILFVGAQLDATLQVFGLSNTFSDAQLINIRLISLSHTALVATGIVLAIRIWRETVIRNDFFRLSRKPFVIGVAGDSGAGKDTFVSSIAGLFGSHSIATISGDDYHLWDRHQPMWQVLTHINPAANDLESYAKNLVSLTDGRAIQACHYDHDTGKMSKPFTVKSNDIIIASGLHALYLPILRQCYDLSIYLDIDEELRKYFKIQRDVNKRGYTIERVLDALLKRKADSEKFIHPQAAFADLIFSLRPIHSSSLLNASENNPPRLKLVVKSRHGFNELSLKRVLIGVCGLHVDMNTNKDVSEVAISIEGEAGAEDIQMAAQLVCPQIFEFLDLQPQWQNGVLGLMQLITLSHINQALTRRFI is encoded by the coding sequence ATGTCGACCCTATTTCTAAAATCTTTATTTGGCTACTGCAAAAGTCCTCTCTTTTTATTGGGTCTGGCACTCCGCTTAGGATTGATCATCGCCATACTGCCAGAACCCGTTGGCCAATGGTATGCACCCTTCCTTAGCAACAGCATTGCAATATTTACCTTAGATCCATGGCAAGCATGGCTAAATCAGGGAGGCTCTACAATTGCATTCCCATACGGCTACGCCATGTGGCTGTTTTTGCTGCCCTTTAGCTTGTTATGCAAGCTGCTTTCAATTCCATTGGTATATGGATATGGCCTAAGTTTAATAGCAGCAGACTTTGGGCTATTGCTGATCCTACGCAAATTGCTGAAGACTAAAGACTGGGTGTTGCTAGCCACTTACTGGCTCTCACCCATCAGTCTGATTGCTAGTTACTGTCTCGGATACAACGACATCATTCCTATTTTTTTACTAATGAGTGCCGTTTACTTTTTGAGAGAACATAAACCCCTCCTTTCGGGAGTCTTCTTGGCTGCAGCCATCTCCGCAAAGCTCAGCATGGCTCTCGGCCTACCTTTCTTCCTAATTTACCTATTTCATAACGGCAATCTTCGCCAAATTTTGCGCCAATTTGTCATTGGTCTTACTATAGGTGCAGGCATTTTCTTTTTGCCATTTCTATTTTCTCAAGCCGGCATTGGTATGTTGGCCAGCAATCCTGAAGTTGAAAAGATTTATCAACTCTCCATCAGTCTAGTTCGCAATACAGCCGTCTATTTGGTCCCCTTAGCTTATCTCCTCATGCTCTATGCCGCATGGAGAATTAAGCGGATGAACTTTGAGTTATTTAATGCGATTTTAGGTATGGCATTTTTATTGGTCGTGCTGCTAACCCCAGCATCGCCAGGATGGTTTATCTGGATACTTCCACTCTTGGTTACTTATCAAGCTGGCGGCGATCGTGCTGCAATATACATCACCTCCATCTTTTCAGCTCTCTATGCGCTAAGTGCCATCCTATTTGTAGGCGCTCAACTAGATGCGACTTTACAGGTATTTGGACTATCAAATACTTTTAGTGACGCGCAATTGATCAACATACGCCTAATATCACTTTCTCATACCGCCTTGGTTGCCACGGGCATCGTATTGGCAATACGAATTTGGCGTGAAACTGTGATTCGGAATGACTTTTTTAGGCTGAGTCGCAAACCTTTTGTTATTGGAGTGGCAGGCGATTCGGGGGCAGGGAAGGATACATTTGTTAGCTCAATTGCAGGACTCTTTGGTTCCCACTCAATTGCCACCATCTCCGGAGATGATTACCATCTGTGGGATCGCCATCAACCGATGTGGCAAGTTTTGACACACATTAACCCTGCCGCCAACGATTTAGAAAGTTATGCCAAAAATTTGGTTTCACTTACCGACGGCAGAGCAATTCAGGCATGTCACTATGACCACGACACTGGAAAGATGAGTAAGCCGTTTACCGTAAAAAGCAATGACATTATTATTGCCAGCGGTCTCCATGCGCTGTACTTACCAATCCTACGTCAGTGTTATGACCTAAGTATTTATTTGGATATCGATGAAGAACTTCGGAAATATTTCAAAATACAGCGCGATGTTAATAAGCGTGGATATACCATCGAACGTGTTTTGGATGCACTATTAAAACGCAAAGCGGATTCTGAAAAATTTATTCATCCGCAAGCCGCCTTTGCTGACCTCATATTTAGCCTACGACCCATTCACTCTAGCTCACTACTAAATGCCAGCGAGAATAATCCCCCTCGCCTTAAATTAGTAGTCAAATCACGACATGGTTTTAATGAGCTCTCCCTTAAACGCGTGCTAATTGGAGTTTGCGGCCTCCATGTAGACATGAACACCAATAAAGACGTTTCTGAAGTAGCAATCAGCATTGAGGGTGAAGCGGGCGCCGAGGATATTCAAATGGCAGCACAATTAGTTTGCCCTCAAATTTTTGAATTTTTGGATTTGCAACCCCAATGGCAAAATGGGGTCTTAGGATTAATGCAATTGATTACCCTCTCGCATATCAACCAAGCACTGACAAGACGATTTATATGA
- a CDS encoding phosphatidylinositol-specific phospholipase C/glycerophosphodiester phosphodiesterase family protein produces MNFISHRRNSIEELKATQTDYGVEVDIRSDNGRLVIHHDPFASGDDFEEWIKHYQHGTLILNVKEEGLEERLINLMKQRGITDYFFLDQSFPFLIKWSKLGERRCAVRVSEFESIETALTLAGKIDWVWVDCFTKFPLSGQDAKHLQAAGLKLCLVSPELQGRPAETAIPELAKLLVERQITADAICTKKPEIWKEYL; encoded by the coding sequence ATGAACTTCATTTCTCATCGACGCAATTCCATTGAGGAACTTAAAGCAACTCAAACTGATTATGGCGTCGAAGTAGATATTCGCTCAGACAATGGGAGGCTGGTAATCCATCACGATCCCTTTGCTTCAGGAGATGATTTTGAGGAATGGATCAAGCACTATCAGCATGGCACCCTTATCCTCAATGTCAAAGAAGAGGGGCTGGAAGAGCGCTTAATTAATTTGATGAAGCAGCGTGGAATTACTGATTACTTTTTCTTGGATCAATCTTTTCCATTTTTGATTAAATGGTCAAAGCTGGGTGAGCGCCGTTGTGCGGTACGCGTATCCGAGTTTGAGTCGATTGAAACCGCCCTTACCCTTGCGGGAAAGATTGACTGGGTCTGGGTTGATTGCTTTACTAAATTCCCGCTCAGCGGCCAAGATGCTAAACACCTGCAAGCTGCTGGTCTTAAACTTTGTCTCGTCTCTCCAGAGCTCCAAGGTCGCCCTGCCGAAACCGCTATCCCAGAATTGGCAAAACTTCTAGTCGAGCGCCAGATAACAGCAGATGCAATTTGCACCAAGAAACCTGAGATCTGGAAAGAATATCTATAA
- a CDS encoding glycosyltransferase family 2 protein translates to MKLSLIIPCYNEAANLPLLLDRCASLGEYHDIEVILVDNGSTDNSPEVLQSLLPNHPQCRSVRVPVNQGYGYGILSGLHAATGELLAWTHADMQTDPKDVLRGLKIFAQHGSNNIYVKGQRIKRPLADVFFTIGMSVFETLLLRTRLWDINAQPNMFSRAFFESWENPPHDFSLDLYVYFTAKAQGMSVCRFPVEFGERAHGVSHWNVNWAAKMKFIRRTIDFSFELKKRLPQ, encoded by the coding sequence GTGAAACTATCCCTAATTATTCCCTGCTATAACGAAGCCGCTAATTTGCCTCTGCTTTTAGATCGCTGCGCCTCGCTCGGTGAATATCATGATATTGAAGTCATTCTGGTGGACAACGGCTCCACTGACAATAGTCCTGAAGTTTTGCAAAGTCTTTTGCCTAACCACCCACAATGCCGCAGTGTTCGCGTGCCTGTTAATCAGGGCTATGGCTACGGCATTTTGTCTGGGTTGCACGCTGCGACCGGCGAACTATTGGCCTGGACGCATGCAGATATGCAGACAGACCCCAAAGATGTTTTGCGCGGATTGAAAATATTTGCGCAACACGGGAGTAACAATATTTATGTCAAAGGCCAGAGAATCAAACGCCCCTTGGCGGACGTTTTCTTTACCATCGGCATGAGCGTTTTTGAAACTCTCTTGCTACGAACTCGACTTTGGGATATCAATGCTCAGCCCAATATGTTCTCAAGAGCATTTTTTGAGTCTTGGGAGAACCCACCCCATGATTTTTCGCTGGATTTATATGTATATTTCACGGCAAAGGCTCAGGGGATGTCTGTTTGCCGCTTTCCCGTAGAATTTGGAGAGCGGGCTCACGGTGTCTCTCATTGGAACGTCAATTGGGCGGCCAAAATGAAATTTATCCGCCGAACCATCGACTTTAGTTTTGAGTTAAAAAAAAGGCTGCCTCAATGA
- a CDS encoding GtrA family protein, giving the protein MTAPIKRELGIFLIVGLLTVGIDFLIYRGFIYIQPLDIDSINIAKGFSFISGTVFAYFANRFWTFNQQTTGAGSVFRFVMVYILGLVANIAINHICIEWFSSPDFALEYTLLIAFILATSVSASLNFIGMKFFVFTDLKIGNPKNI; this is encoded by the coding sequence ATGACCGCGCCCATCAAACGTGAACTAGGCATTTTTTTAATCGTTGGCCTATTAACTGTTGGGATTGATTTTTTAATCTATCGTGGCTTTATTTATATACAACCACTTGATATTGATAGCATCAATATCGCTAAAGGCTTTAGCTTTATTAGCGGAACAGTCTTTGCCTACTTTGCCAATCGTTTTTGGACTTTTAATCAACAAACTACAGGTGCTGGTAGCGTCTTTAGGTTTGTGATGGTTTACATCCTGGGCTTAGTCGCCAATATTGCGATCAATCACATATGTATCGAATGGTTTAGCAGTCCCGATTTTGCTCTGGAATACACCCTCTTGATTGCTTTCATCTTAGCAACCAGTGTTTCTGCCTCATTAAATTTTATTGGCATGAAATTTTTCGTCTTTACCGATCTTAAGATTGGTAACCCTAAGAACATTTAA
- a CDS encoding NTP transferase domain-containing protein, with the protein MQIVIPMSGFGERFRRAGYVVPKPLIEVDGKPIIGHVINMFPGETDFIFICNEDHLANPDYQMEKILHELCPTGRVVGIPAHKLGPIHAVRQVEHLLDPNQPVVVNYCDFTCYWDWDHFKKFVVDTACAGAIPAYKGFHPHTLGTTNYAYIKEIAKSQSGHDGAWALDIQEKQPYTNNRMEEFASSGTYYFASAKIMSDAFKQTMDQNINVGGEYYVSLAYKPMFAKGNKVAIYPLQHFMQWGTPDDLHEYNSWSDTFKRLIKSDVESRPVGSLVIPMAGMGKRFADEGYTLTKPLIPVSGKAMAIQAIEDLPKSQYQSLVMRSDMPGLAEIEHSIKEHFPNAIITLVPQVTEGQACTALIGLDALEEFSKQHSSDDLLPITFGACDNGVLFNQATYQALINNPDVDVIVWGARGHTNAVRKPQMFGWIDATVDGRINTISVKTPLASPATDPIVIGTFTFKNPNDARRAIDTLIARNGRINGEFYLDSCINDAIGLGLHCHLFEVDSFISWGTPNDLKTFEYWQACFHKWPHHPYRLELDSRVEPTALENLYQRYAARTPELPK; encoded by the coding sequence GTGCAAATTGTTATTCCTATGTCAGGCTTTGGCGAGCGCTTTCGCCGTGCTGGATACGTAGTCCCAAAACCCTTAATTGAGGTTGATGGCAAACCCATTATTGGGCACGTCATTAATATGTTTCCCGGGGAAACTGATTTCATTTTTATTTGCAATGAAGATCATTTAGCCAATCCCGATTATCAAATGGAAAAAATTCTTCATGAGCTATGCCCAACAGGCAGAGTAGTTGGCATTCCAGCGCATAAGCTAGGCCCCATTCATGCTGTACGTCAAGTTGAGCACCTACTAGACCCCAATCAGCCAGTTGTTGTTAACTATTGCGATTTCACGTGCTACTGGGATTGGGATCACTTCAAGAAGTTTGTTGTAGATACTGCCTGTGCGGGCGCCATTCCGGCATACAAGGGATTTCATCCGCACACTCTTGGCACCACTAATTATGCTTACATCAAAGAGATCGCTAAAAGTCAATCGGGACATGACGGCGCATGGGCCTTAGATATACAGGAAAAACAACCGTACACCAATAACCGGATGGAAGAGTTTGCATCTAGCGGAACCTATTATTTTGCTAGCGCAAAAATTATGAGTGATGCATTTAAGCAAACCATGGATCAAAACATTAACGTTGGTGGCGAGTACTATGTCAGCCTAGCTTACAAACCAATGTTTGCCAAAGGCAACAAAGTGGCAATCTACCCACTACAGCATTTCATGCAATGGGGTACCCCAGATGATCTCCATGAATACAACTCATGGTCAGATACCTTTAAACGTTTAATAAAATCCGATGTCGAGTCCAGACCTGTGGGATCTTTAGTCATCCCAATGGCGGGCATGGGCAAGCGCTTTGCTGATGAGGGTTACACACTCACTAAGCCTCTCATTCCAGTTTCAGGCAAGGCCATGGCAATTCAGGCAATTGAGGATTTGCCCAAGTCTCAATACCAATCACTTGTCATGCGCTCTGACATGCCAGGCTTAGCAGAAATCGAACACTCCATTAAAGAGCATTTTCCAAATGCAATCATCACTCTTGTACCCCAAGTTACTGAGGGGCAAGCCTGTACTGCACTCATAGGTTTAGACGCACTCGAAGAATTTAGCAAGCAGCACTCTAGCGATGATTTATTGCCCATAACGTTTGGCGCATGCGATAACGGCGTACTATTTAATCAAGCGACATATCAAGCACTCATTAATAATCCTGATGTTGATGTGATTGTCTGGGGTGCGCGGGGCCATACTAATGCTGTACGTAAGCCGCAGATGTTTGGTTGGATTGATGCCACTGTTGACGGACGCATCAATACCATCTCCGTCAAAACCCCTTTAGCCTCCCCAGCAACTGATCCAATTGTGATTGGTACATTCACCTTTAAAAACCCAAACGATGCAAGACGCGCCATTGATACCCTGATTGCCCGCAATGGCAGAATCAATGGTGAGTTTTATCTAGACTCCTGCATCAACGATGCAATTGGACTAGGACTGCATTGTCATTTATTTGAAGTGGATAGCTTCATTTCTTGGGGCACTCCAAACGATCTCAAAACATTTGAGTATTGGCAGGCATGCTTTCATAAGTGGCCACATCACCCTTACCGCTTAGAGCTAGATTCTCGAGTTGAGCCAACTGCTTTGGAGAATTTGTATCAGCGCTATGCCGCAAGAACCCCAGAACTTCCAAAATAA
- a CDS encoding O-antigen ligase family protein, with protein sequence MQRRAIPIWLIVGLLIWATFHLIFLSQDFAAQFLEFERIWKYVCIGTIFAFGLGLSLVSADSKASASDASKPDACTNKALQSPYWILILLGLSAPLMIYLLKYALTTYGSSWGIRVPTYLQIYFIAQPFYIPKTDYVAFCLPALAIALGRIEILLSSREKLKHQFWKIFFYMTLIVGNLFLFDIQNIKNGIAYSTVMGALFLTDLFTKITLGKWWKKWALAMLVLVFFVVVLYIHLQKNNSWRALVADGKVAVQTEKYQQWKFAGEQGYPINEYGQIVSATNYERVAWFVVGMQLATQTPLGYGLVEDSFKRIAKANWPETSSNLSHSHSGWLDLFLAVGIPGVILVLGSLLLSMSQLKQVQEPWKSMVFWALFANGILWITTEVSAAITFTALIFWVSWAAGLTLLTIDDKIKSFD encoded by the coding sequence TTGCAAAGAAGAGCTATCCCAATTTGGCTCATTGTGGGCCTATTAATTTGGGCAACTTTTCACTTAATTTTTCTTTCTCAAGATTTTGCTGCACAATTTTTAGAATTCGAAAGAATTTGGAAATACGTTTGTATCGGGACTATATTTGCGTTTGGATTAGGCTTATCTTTGGTAAGTGCAGATAGCAAGGCTAGTGCAAGTGATGCCAGCAAACCTGATGCGTGCACTAACAAGGCTCTTCAATCACCATATTGGATCTTAATCTTGTTGGGCCTGTCTGCCCCCTTGATGATTTATTTGCTTAAGTATGCACTCACCACCTATGGCTCTAGTTGGGGCATTCGGGTGCCGACTTATTTGCAGATATATTTTATTGCGCAGCCCTTTTACATTCCCAAGACTGACTATGTTGCGTTTTGCTTGCCAGCACTGGCAATTGCCCTAGGTAGGATTGAGATCTTACTTTCGTCTCGCGAAAAGTTGAAACATCAATTTTGGAAAATTTTTTTTTATATGACCCTTATTGTAGGCAATTTATTTTTATTTGATATTCAAAATATTAAAAATGGTATTGCTTATTCAACTGTAATGGGGGCGCTATTTTTGACAGATTTATTTACAAAAATAACCCTAGGAAAATGGTGGAAAAAATGGGCTTTAGCTATGCTGGTGTTGGTCTTTTTTGTCGTGGTGCTTTATATCCATTTACAAAAAAATAATTCTTGGAGGGCCTTGGTTGCCGATGGCAAAGTAGCTGTACAGACTGAAAAATATCAGCAATGGAAGTTTGCGGGAGAGCAGGGTTATCCAATTAATGAGTATGGTCAAATAGTTTCGGCAACAAATTATGAGCGTGTTGCTTGGTTTGTCGTGGGGATGCAGCTAGCTACGCAAACCCCTTTGGGGTATGGTCTGGTCGAGGATTCTTTTAAAAGAATAGCCAAGGCCAACTGGCCGGAAACTAGTTCAAATTTATCTCACAGCCACAGTGGTTGGTTGGATCTTTTTTTGGCCGTTGGTATTCCTGGAGTTATCTTGGTATTAGGCTCTTTACTTTTGAGTATGAGTCAATTAAAGCAGGTGCAAGAGCCGTGGAAATCAATGGTGTTTTGGGCTCTTTTTGCAAATGGCATTCTTTGGATCACGACTGAAGTCTCGGCAGCCATAACTTTTACGGCTCTGATCTTTTGGGTCAGCTGGGCTGCTGGATTAACTTTGCTAACGATTGATGACAAAATTAAAAGCTTTGATTGA
- the rfbF gene encoding glucose-1-phosphate cytidylyltransferase, which translates to MKAVILAGGLGTRISEETYLKPKPMIEIGGKPILWHIMKIYSSHGVNDFIICCGYKGYVIKEYFANYFLHTSDVTFDMTLNKMVVHQRNAEPWKVTLIDTGDETLTGGRLKRILNYVRDESEFCFTYGDGVSDIDIGRLLEFHRTHGKLATVTAVQPPGRYGALTLVDNQVKGFTEKPRGDGGLINGGFFVLSPACLDFIGGDQCTWEAEPLTALASLGQLMSFKHEGFWQAMDTLRDKNHLEDLWASNNAPWKSW; encoded by the coding sequence ATGAAGGCTGTAATTTTAGCGGGAGGTCTAGGAACAAGAATTTCAGAAGAGACATATCTGAAACCTAAGCCAATGATTGAAATTGGCGGTAAACCTATTTTATGGCACATCATGAAAATCTACTCTTCCCATGGTGTAAATGATTTTATTATTTGCTGCGGATACAAAGGTTATGTAATTAAAGAGTATTTTGCTAATTATTTTCTTCATACATCCGATGTTACTTTTGATATGACACTCAATAAAATGGTGGTTCATCAGCGCAATGCGGAGCCGTGGAAAGTCACCTTGATCGATACTGGCGATGAAACTTTAACTGGTGGACGTCTGAAGCGAATATTAAATTATGTTCGAGATGAGTCTGAATTCTGCTTCACATATGGCGATGGAGTTAGTGATATTGATATTGGACGCTTACTCGAATTTCATCGCACACATGGTAAATTGGCTACCGTTACAGCGGTTCAACCTCCTGGGCGTTATGGGGCTCTCACCCTTGTTGATAATCAAGTAAAGGGTTTTACCGAAAAGCCTCGTGGTGATGGGGGTTTAATTAATGGAGGCTTTTTTGTTCTCTCTCCGGCATGCCTTGATTTTATTGGTGGCGATCAATGTACTTGGGAGGCTGAGCCACTGACAGCCCTTGCATCTTTGGGGCAGCTGATGTCTTTTAAGCATGAGGGGTTTTGGCAGGCCATGGACACCTTAAGGGATAAAAATCATCTAGAAGATTTATGGGCATCCAATAATGCGCCATGGAAAAGTTGGTAA
- the rfbG gene encoding CDP-glucose 4,6-dehydratase has protein sequence MDVSSKKFWHGKRVLLTGHSGFKGAWLALQLYRLGAKVVGIGLPPIDAPSLFNLVDVLGRTDSHFVDIRDADAISAIVKKAQPEIVFHMAAQALVRRSYRDPLDTFSTNVMGTASVLDALRGIDSVKVVVAVTTDKVYKNLERIQPYREIDELGGYDPYSASKAASELIISSYRDSYLAEKGIAIASARAGNVIGGGDWSEDRLIPDAIRAWDANIPLEVRRPDAVRPWQHVLEPINAYLVLAEKLYSNPSLAGAYNFGPQSQDVATVRSVVKLANKIYGHGSVLWGDAYDSHHEAGLLCLDVSKAKKLLGVTPYWSLTVSVERTMKWYQQFRDGKSAIELCEADIQEFFSSMSSQ, from the coding sequence ATGGATGTAAGTTCTAAAAAATTTTGGCATGGGAAGAGAGTATTGCTCACTGGGCACAGTGGTTTTAAGGGTGCTTGGTTAGCTTTGCAGCTTTATCGATTGGGCGCAAAGGTTGTTGGAATTGGCTTGCCCCCAATTGATGCCCCTAGCCTTTTTAACTTAGTAGATGTTTTGGGGAGAACGGATAGTCATTTTGTAGATATTAGGGATGCGGATGCAATCTCAGCTATAGTAAAGAAAGCTCAGCCTGAGATTGTTTTCCATATGGCTGCCCAAGCGTTAGTTCGGCGAAGCTATAGGGATCCATTGGATACTTTCTCAACTAATGTCATGGGCACTGCTTCGGTGTTAGATGCTTTGCGTGGGATTGATTCGGTTAAGGTTGTCGTTGCCGTAACCACGGATAAAGTTTATAAAAATTTAGAGCGTATTCAGCCTTATCGCGAGATTGATGAGCTGGGGGGGTATGATCCTTACAGCGCCAGCAAAGCCGCAAGTGAGCTCATTATCTCGTCATATAGAGACTCTTATTTGGCTGAAAAGGGTATAGCGATTGCATCTGCGCGCGCTGGCAATGTAATAGGCGGAGGGGATTGGTCGGAAGATCGCTTGATACCAGATGCCATTCGAGCGTGGGATGCAAATATTCCACTTGAAGTTCGAAGGCCTGATGCGGTTCGCCCGTGGCAGCATGTTTTGGAGCCAATTAACGCGTATTTGGTCTTGGCTGAGAAGCTTTACAGTAACCCCTCTTTAGCTGGGGCGTATAACTTTGGGCCACAGTCGCAAGATGTTGCTACAGTTAGAAGTGTTGTCAAATTAGCAAATAAAATCTATGGGCATGGAAGTGTTTTATGGGGTGATGCCTACGATAGCCATCATGAAGCCGGGCTCTTATGCTTGGATGTGTCTAAAGCTAAAAAGTTATTGGGTGTGACCCCTTATTGGAGCTTGACGGTATCTGTTGAGCGTACTATGAAATGGTATCAGCAGTTTAGAGATGGTAAATCAGCCATTGAATTATGCGAGGCTGATATTCAAGAATTTTTTAGTTCTATGAGTAGTCAATAG
- the rfbC gene encoding dTDP-4-dehydrorhamnose 3,5-epimerase, whose amino-acid sequence MGIFSIFDTPIAGLMVIERKEIGDDRGFLARIFCSEELKCVGWKKPIAQINQTITKKKGTVRGMHYQNYPYAEMKLVSCLQGEVWDVAVDLRKNSPTFLNWHAEKLSAKNGRALLIPEGFAHGFQTLADDCELIYAHSAPYRRDSEGGIHPEDARLSIPWPLNFSEISTRDSGHPLLNDQFIGFNL is encoded by the coding sequence ATGGGTATATTTTCTATATTTGACACACCTATTGCAGGGTTGATGGTCATAGAAAGAAAAGAGATTGGGGATGATCGTGGGTTTTTGGCGCGTATATTTTGCTCGGAAGAATTGAAGTGTGTGGGTTGGAAAAAGCCAATTGCTCAGATTAATCAAACTATAACTAAGAAAAAGGGTACGGTGAGGGGAATGCATTACCAAAATTACCCTTATGCTGAGATGAAGCTAGTCTCATGCTTGCAAGGTGAGGTTTGGGATGTTGCAGTTGATTTGCGCAAAAATTCACCTACATTTTTGAATTGGCATGCAGAAAAACTTTCTGCAAAAAATGGGCGCGCGCTATTGATTCCAGAAGGTTTTGCGCATGGTTTTCAAACGCTTGCAGATGATTGTGAGTTAATTTACGCTCATTCTGCGCCCTATCGTCGCGATTCTGAGGGAGGGATTCATCCCGAGGATGCGCGTCTATCCATCCCCTGGCCGCTTAATTTTTCTGAAATTTCTACTAGAGATTCTGGGCATCCATTGCTGAATGATCAATTTATAGGATTTAATTTATGA
- a CDS encoding class I SAM-dependent methyltransferase, translating into MRCRHCSAQLSHNFLDLGFSPPSNAYLTTEDLTRPEKYYPLKVMVCNQCWLVQTEDYTQADELFDAEYSYFSSTSKSWLDHAENFSKRMIEEMGLCGNSFVIEIASNDGYLLKNFVRENIPCLGIEPTASTAEAAEALGIPVLREFFGEQLGRRLSADGRQADLIVGNNVYAHVPNINDFTCGLKAALRVGGTITLEFPHLMRLIESSQFDTIYHEHFSYLSLSVVDKIFTSCGLRIFDVEKLNTHGGSLRIFGCHADDDRPVRGSVKELIDEEIGNGVKDLRLYQDFQFKVDQIKDNLLTFLIEQKRKNVKVVAYGAAAKGCTLLNYAGVKPDLLPIVFDASISKQNKYLPGSHIPIKAPGELRDMAVDLILILPWNIKEEVIDQLSFVADKGAKFVVAVPEIKILQPS; encoded by the coding sequence ATGAGATGCCGTCATTGTTCTGCGCAACTGTCGCATAATTTCTTGGATTTGGGTTTTTCACCGCCCTCTAATGCATACTTAACCACAGAAGATTTAACCAGGCCTGAAAAATATTACCCATTAAAGGTTATGGTTTGCAATCAATGCTGGCTTGTGCAGACGGAAGATTACACTCAAGCGGACGAGTTATTTGATGCAGAATATTCTTATTTTTCTAGTACATCGAAGAGTTGGTTGGATCATGCTGAGAATTTTTCTAAACGTATGATTGAAGAAATGGGGTTATGTGGGAATAGCTTTGTTATTGAAATTGCGTCAAACGATGGATACTTGCTTAAAAATTTTGTGAGAGAAAACATTCCCTGTTTAGGGATTGAGCCCACAGCAAGTACTGCTGAAGCTGCGGAAGCATTGGGTATCCCCGTCTTGCGGGAATTTTTTGGAGAACAGCTGGGTCGACGTTTATCTGCTGATGGTCGCCAGGCCGATTTAATTGTTGGGAATAATGTTTATGCGCACGTGCCGAATATCAATGATTTCACTTGTGGCTTGAAAGCCGCCTTAAGGGTTGGCGGGACAATCACTCTTGAGTTTCCCCATTTAATGAGATTAATTGAGTCATCGCAATTTGATACTATTTACCATGAGCATTTTTCATATCTCTCATTAAGCGTAGTGGATAAAATTTTTACAAGTTGTGGGTTACGTATATTTGATGTCGAAAAGTTAAATACCCATGGCGGAAGTTTAAGGATATTTGGATGTCACGCTGATGATGATAGGCCGGTGAGGGGGTCGGTAAAGGAGTTAATAGACGAAGAGATAGGTAATGGAGTTAAGGATTTAAGGCTATATCAAGATTTTCAATTCAAAGTTGATCAAATTAAGGATAATTTATTGACTTTTTTAATTGAGCAAAAGCGTAAAAATGTGAAAGTAGTGGCTTATGGTGCAGCAGCTAAGGGCTGCACGCTTCTTAATTATGCGGGAGTAAAACCTGATTTATTGCCGATTGTATTTGATGCCTCTATCTCAAAACAAAATAAATACTTGCCAGGCTCCCATATTCCAATTAAAGCACCAGGCGAATTGCGTGATATGGCGGTGGATCTTATCTTAATATTGCCTTGGAATATTAAGGAAGAAGTTATCGATCAGTTGTCATTTGTTGCTGATAAAGGGGCAAAATTTGTTGTTGCCGTACCAGAAATAAAAATTCTGCAACCTAGCTAA